In one Nitrososphaera sp. genomic region, the following are encoded:
- a CDS encoding PH domain-containing protein, protein MPLGFGKKDEIPFKTDITDKDELGEIRKIADRLEPDEKVLVVAKQSRVRPGGSAMTPAIIFATDRRLIIKDPSALGLRQSVEDIPYVNITSARLQKGVFSSSILLRAQGFSTMSERNLNSIEFGKHSNEGEIDAIPKDKAQEIVNIISQGITNSKSAQVAAASPPLSIADELAKLAKLKESGVLTDTEFIQMKQDLIRKSR, encoded by the coding sequence ATGCCACTGGGGTTTGGCAAGAAGGACGAGATTCCATTCAAGACAGACATTACTGACAAAGACGAGCTTGGCGAGATAAGAAAGATTGCAGACCGGCTTGAGCCGGATGAAAAGGTGCTCGTTGTGGCCAAGCAGTCCAGGGTCAGGCCCGGAGGGTCGGCAATGACGCCCGCAATAATATTTGCCACAGACAGGCGGCTAATCATCAAGGACCCAAGCGCTCTGGGTCTTAGACAGAGCGTAGAGGACATTCCCTACGTAAACATCACAAGCGCAAGGCTGCAAAAGGGGGTCTTCTCCTCGAGCATACTCCTCCGGGCTCAGGGTTTTAGCACGATGTCTGAGAGGAATCTTAATTCAATTGAGTTTGGAAAGCACAGCAACGAGGGCGAGATAGATGCGATTCCAAAGGACAAGGCCCAAGAAATAGTCAATATCATCAGCCAAGGCATAACTAACTCAAAATCGGCTCAGGTCGCAGCTGCCAGCCCGCCCCTTTCGATTGCTGACGAGCTTGCCAAACTTGCAAAGCTCAAGGAATCCGGCGTACTTACGGATACCGAGTTTATCCAGATGAAACAAGACCTTATCAGGAAGAGCAGGTAA